AGTCGAAGAAATAGTTGATACTCGGTCCTACAAGTAAACTGAGATCATTAGATACGTAGTATTCTGCGTATAGCGGAGCGTTGATAAACCGAAACTCTCCTACTCCTTTATACAGCACTTCGGGTTGAATATGAAAATTTTCACTTACTGTAAAATCTACGAACAGACCACCAAAGTAACCGAATTCGGTTTCTGGACGTTCTCCAAATTGCTCTTGATTTTCAGTAAAAAATGTTAGATTAACCCCGCCTTTTATTCCAACATCTGTTTGAGCACTTGCGTAATAATGCATGCTGAAAAGGATAGTTAAAAGAATTACATTTTTCATAGCATAAAGAAATGCGTTAAAATTTATTTTGAAAGTACCTACCTACATAAAGTATTGCAAAGCAAGATCGTAACTACGTAAGCCAAACCCCATGATAACTCCTACGGCATTCGGAGAAATATATGATTGATGCCGCACCTCTTCTCTTGAAAACGTATTTGAAATATGAACTTCTACCACAGGCGTTTCAATAGCTTTTACTGCATCTCCAATACCCACCGAAGTGTGCGTATATGCAGCAGCG
This Rasiella rasia DNA region includes the following protein-coding sequences:
- a CDS encoding outer membrane beta-barrel protein, translating into MKNVILLTILFSMHYYASAQTDVGIKGGVNLTFFTENQEQFGERPETEFGYFGGLFVDFTVSENFHIQPEVLYKGVGEFRFINAPLYAEYYVSNDLSLLVGPSINYFFDFFTTKFKVRADVSAAYHFSDNVELNLKYTLGLEELSPNVLFLGLGYSF